ACCTTCTCGGGGAAGCAACACCTACATTTAAGGCTCGCCCTCCAAGAAACTTAGGCCTTAACCCAGATGTTACCGTTCGTTCTCGTGGGGTTATGGAAAAATGTAACTTCTGTGCTTCTCGAGTAGCTGAGAAAAAAATCGCAGCGAAAAACGAAGGAAGAACATTACGAGATGGAGAAGTAAAAGCAGCATGTGAACAAACATGTTCTTCTAATTCGATTGTGTTCGGTAACGTAAATGATCCTGAATCAAAAGTAGCGAAGCTCTTGAAAGACCCTAGGTCTTACAAACTTCTGGAATACCTAAACATCGGACCTGCTGTCAGCTATATGACTCGCGTTCGAAACGACGTTTAACAGGGGAGAACACAAAGGGAATGTCATTAGCACAAGCAGTTCGAGATAAATTAGATATCCCCGACCTGGTAACAGGCGGGAAGTCGCTTAAAGATGTAACCGTTGATATCGCAAAACCAAACGAAGATTTCCCTACCAAACTTTGGTGGAATACCTTCCTTTTGGTTCTTACGATCACCCTGATCGACGTAGCCATCATCGGTTATTTGTTTTATGAAGGTCTTTACTTACTCGGGATCAATAACCCGGTAGGTTGGGGATTTTTCGTAGTCAACTTCGTATTTTGGATCGGTATCGGACACGCAGGAACATTGATTTCTGCGGTTCTATTTCTCTTCCGTCAAGGTTGGAGAACAGGGATTAACCGTGCTGCAGAAGCGATGACCATCTTTGCCGTACTTGTTGCGGCATCGAACCTCATCCTTCACGTAGGTCGTCCTTGGCTCGGATTTTGGTTGTTTCCTTATCCAAACGAAAGAGGTCCACTTTGGGTGAACTTCCGTTCCCCACTCATCTGGGATACGTTTGCGGTATCAACTTACCTTTCCATCTCTATGGTGTTCTGGTATTTAGGACTCATTCCTGACCTTGCGACCCTTCGGGACCGTGCCACAGAAACTTGGAGAAAGAACTTATACAACGTTCTTGCTTTTGGTTGGGTGGGTTCGGCAAGAGCTTGGTCTCATTTGGAAATCGTTTCCATGATTCTCGCAGCTCTTTCCACTCCACTCGTTCTTTCGGTTCACACCATTGTATCCTTCGACTTCGCTGTTTCCATCCTTCCAGGTTGGCACACGACCATCTTCCCTCCATACTTTGTTGCCGGTGCGATTTTCTCCGGATTTGCGATGGTGGTAACACTGATGGTCATTGCTCGTGAAGTATTCAATCTCAAAAACTACATCACGATGAAACACTTGGACAACATGAATAAAATCATGATGGTAACTGGTCTTATCGTAGGTCTTGCTTACGGAACAGAATTTTTTATCGCTTGGTATTCTGGAAATGAATACGAAGTGTTCGCATTCTGGAACAGAGCCTTCGGTCCTTATGGTTGGGCATACTTTATCATGATTTCTTGTAACGTATTGTCACCGCAGGTATTCTGGTTCCGCAAGCTTCGTTACAACATCCCTGTGATGTTTGTGGCTTCCCTTGTGGTAAACGTAGGTATGTGGTTCGAACGTTTTGTGATCATGATGACTCTCAACCGAGACTTTTTACCATCCAGCTGGGCCATGTATACACCGACACTTTTCGACTACGCAATGTTAATCGGAACTTTCGGTATCTTCTTTACTCTCTTCCTTCTCTGGTGCCGAATTATGCCAGTGATTGCAATTGCAGAAGTAAAAACAGTGATGCCACAGAAAGAAGGAGCACACCACTAGTATGTATCTTCCAAAATTAGAACAGTTTCACAAATACAAAGAAATGGATGAAGGAGTTCTCGGAATATTCGAGACTCCAGAAGCAATCATGCATGCGGCTGAAAAAGCCAAAGAAAAAGACTACAAAGGATTTGATTGTATCCTTCCTTATCCTGTTCACGGGATCGATGAAGCGATGGGAACTCCAAGATCAGGACTTCCTTGGATCACTTTCTTTGCAGGGATTTTTGGATGCACGATTGGGATTCTTTTTCAGTATCTCACTCATGCCTATGACTGGCCTCTCAATATCTCTGGAAAATCACTCAACGCATGGTTTGCTTATGTGCCAATCATCTTTGAATTAACAGTATTTTCTGCAGGGATTTACACTGTTGCGACACTATGTTTTTTAAGCGGTATTCCCAAAGCGACCCGACGAATCCTTCACCCGGATTTGACATCTCACAGATTCGGACTTTGGATTCCAAAATCTGCAAAAGGTTATAACGAATCAGAAGTTGTTTCTTTCGTAAAAGGCCTTGGTGGATCGGAAGTAACCGTGGTAAAACCGGAGAACCAAAAATGAAACAAAACATCTTTCGAGTTTTAGCACTTGCGGGACTCCTCGTTCTCGTGAATTGCGATTACAAAACTCCCGTTTATGAATACTTTCCTAGTATGTATGATTCTCCTGCGCGTGAGTCACAAGAAGCTGATTCTTTTGCCACCAATGGATCTGCTTCTCGGATTCCACCGAAAGGTGCAATCCCTGTAGGATATTTTCCATATCCTTATGCAGCAGAAGCAACTCCTGATACACTTCCAGGGGCAGACAAAGGATTAAAAAATCCAATCGCCAAAGCAAACTTAGGTGATTTAATGATTGGTGAAAAACGTTACCAAACCTACTGCACACCTTGCCACGGGGTAAGGGGTCTTGGGAATGGAACGGTCGTTGGACCTGCACCTAGGTTTCAACAATCACCTCCTTCTGTTGTTTCTGATAAAATCAAAGGTTGGTCTGATGGACAAATCTATCATATCATCACTATGGGTCGTGGACTTATGGGAAGTTATGCTTACCAAATCGAACCAGAAGACAGATGGAAGCTCATTGCTTACATCCGCAAACTTCAAGAATATGAAGTTCAAAATAAAAAGGCGAACTAGGGGAAATTATGAGCTCTACAAAAGCAGCGAAACTAGACGAAAAATTACTGCAGTTCCAACTGCCAGTTACTCTTCGTAATGCCCTCATTGCTATGATCGGAGTGGGAGTGGTGAGTTTTCTCATCGCTTTCCTCGGATTTGGTCATGAAACATCTCGTCATATGGACGAAGCTGGTCATTTCCATCATACAAATTTAGGTTACCATGTTTTACTCATTGGAACTTATTTTGTTGTGGGTCTTGCCATCACAGGTATCTTTTTTACAGCAATCCAACACCTAACTGGTTCTCATTGGTCTGTCACGGTTCGACGACTTTTTGAAACTTACGGGCTTTTCACACCAATTGCAGGGCTTTTACTTGTGGGTGTGATTTTTGGAATGCATGACCTTTATGAATGGGCAGATGCGACAGTTCGTGAAAACGACCACCTCATCCACCACAAATCAGGTTACCTAAACCCAACAGCTTTCATCATTCGATGTGTGCTTTTCATTGGGGTTTGGACTGTATTTGCATATATCTTTCATGGAAAGTCAGTAGGCCAGGACAAAGATAAGGTTGTGGATACAACTAAAACTTTGGCA
This genomic window from Leptospira bandrabouensis contains:
- the nrfD gene encoding NrfD/PsrC family molybdoenzyme membrane anchor subunit; amino-acid sequence: MSLAQAVRDKLDIPDLVTGGKSLKDVTVDIAKPNEDFPTKLWWNTFLLVLTITLIDVAIIGYLFYEGLYLLGINNPVGWGFFVVNFVFWIGIGHAGTLISAVLFLFRQGWRTGINRAAEAMTIFAVLVAASNLILHVGRPWLGFWLFPYPNERGPLWVNFRSPLIWDTFAVSTYLSISMVFWYLGLIPDLATLRDRATETWRKNLYNVLAFGWVGSARAWSHLEIVSMILAALSTPLVLSVHTIVSFDFAVSILPGWHTTIFPPYFVAGAIFSGFAMVVTLMVIAREVFNLKNYITMKHLDNMNKIMMVTGLIVGLAYGTEFFIAWYSGNEYEVFAFWNRAFGPYGWAYFIMISCNVLSPQVFWFRKLRYNIPVMFVASLVVNVGMWFERFVIMMTLNRDFLPSSWAMYTPTLFDYAMLIGTFGIFFTLFLLWCRIMPVIAIAEVKTVMPQKEGAHH
- a CDS encoding DUF3341 domain-containing protein; protein product: MYLPKLEQFHKYKEMDEGVLGIFETPEAIMHAAEKAKEKDYKGFDCILPYPVHGIDEAMGTPRSGLPWITFFAGIFGCTIGILFQYLTHAYDWPLNISGKSLNAWFAYVPIIFELTVFSAGIYTVATLCFLSGIPKATRRILHPDLTSHRFGLWIPKSAKGYNESEVVSFVKGLGGSEVTVVKPENQK
- a CDS encoding c-type cytochrome; translated protein: MKQNIFRVLALAGLLVLVNCDYKTPVYEYFPSMYDSPARESQEADSFATNGSASRIPPKGAIPVGYFPYPYAAEATPDTLPGADKGLKNPIAKANLGDLMIGEKRYQTYCTPCHGVRGLGNGTVVGPAPRFQQSPPSVVSDKIKGWSDGQIYHIITMGRGLMGSYAYQIEPEDRWKLIAYIRKLQEYEVQNKKAN